One Aquarana catesbeiana isolate 2022-GZ linkage group LG04, ASM4218655v1, whole genome shotgun sequence genomic region harbors:
- the LOC141140629 gene encoding integrase/recombinase xerD homolog, producing MASNAAAAVHIQGGPPSASEEEPGRSGREEESGSEEDAAPLPRRMGPEEGRRSADGSTPRQPVGQVPGVGAGRGATRDTLSRLAVGDCAGIIEGWIKRSVSENTWASYNRVWQEWISFVQALGEDPVGQGVSSLLLYYVVQKLDEGVSVSRMNTQLAGLAFLFKLQGQPDVTKEFWVRQALKGYRRAVVKRDSRRPVTFEILRGIVDKLGVVCSSEYEVVLFKVAFVLAFFGAFRIGELVSPSKRVQGGIRLQEVQLDEEGVSIFLRKSKTDQGGRGRMVRIYPIHGSPQCPVGTVREFLKVRPDFQGPLLVHQKGTWLSRFQFVAVFKKCLQGLGLEEKDFSSHSFRIGAATEAARLGLDVEVIKRIGRWESNRFQSYVRPQLAIKL from the exons ATGGCGAGCAACGCGGCAGCCGCGGTACACATCCAGGGCGGGCCTCCATCGGCTTCAGAGGAAGAGCCAGGTCGGAGCGGAAGAGAGGAGGAATCCGGATCGGAGGAGGATGCGGCCCCCCTGCCCAGGAGGATGGGGCCAGAAGAgggcagacggtcggctgatgggtcAACACCTAGGCAGCCAG tgggacaggttccgggagttggcgccggacgCGGAGCAACAAGGGAtaccttgtccagactggctgtgggagattgcgctggcatcatagagggatggattaagcggtcggtaagtgaGAATACATGGGCCTCATACAAtagggtatggcaggaatggatATCATTTGTACAAGCTTTGGGGGAGGATCCGGTAGGCCAAGGAGTAAGTTCTCTATTGCTGTATTATGTGGTCCAGAAATTGGACGAGGGCGTGTCCGTGTCAAGGATGAATACGCAGTTGGCCGGTTTGGCTTTCCTTTTCAAACTACAAGGGCAGCCCGACGTCACCAAGGAATTTTGGGTACGACAAGCGTTGAAGGGTTACAGGAGGGCGGTGGTTAAGCGTGATTCGAGGAGACCGGTAACTTTTGAGATATTGAGGGGTATTGTGGATAAGTTGGGGGTGGTTTGCTCATCTGAATACGAGGTCGTTTTGTTTAAGGTTGCTTTCGTGTTGGCATTTTTTGGAGCGTTTAGGATAGGGGAGCTAGTTAGTCCTTCCAAAAGAGTGCAAGGGGGAATTAGGTTACAGGAGGTGCAACTTGATGAGGAGGGGGTATCGATATTTTTGAGGAAGTCGAAGACGGATCAGGGGGGAAGAGGCAGGATGGTGCGAATTTATCCTATTCATGGTTCCCCCCAGTGCCCGGTGGGCACGGTCCGGGAATTCTTGAAGGTTAGGCCGGATTTTCAAGGCCCCTTACTAGTGCATCAAAAGGGTACTTGGTTGTCACGTTTCCAGTTTGTAgctgtgtttaaaaaatgtttacaggggctggggctggaggagaaggatttttcatcccactcatttagGATTGGAGCCGCGACGGAAGCGGCCAGGCTGGGGTTGGATGTGGAGGTGATAAAAAGGATCGGACGGTGGGAATCGAACAGATTCCAATCTTATGTTAGGCCACAACTGGCAATAAAATTATAA